In a single window of the Rhizobium tropici CIAT 899 genome:
- a CDS encoding Crp/Fnr family transcriptional regulator — protein sequence MSPDATRLLFSHGDEIGQIKAIADSRIELMNTEAFFTKIRTYTPLSEKAELAWSSLLRPRQYRKEEPFIRAGDVPTTYAFVVKGLLCQQYVGRDGNMIIKCFFPENRIASSVSATLLGEPSPFAITAIENTNVLEYDFAAFRLLVSDFADIAAFYIRYMERHWIIDKEPGEIAFRHDDAMQRYIDFIRKEPELHKRLKQHHIAAWLGITPESLSRLRKTIAITRPDRG from the coding sequence ATGTCGCCGGATGCCACCAGATTGCTCTTTTCCCACGGCGATGAGATAGGCCAGATTAAAGCCATCGCCGACTCGCGGATTGAGCTCATGAACACAGAAGCATTCTTCACCAAAATCCGGACCTACACCCCTCTGTCAGAAAAAGCCGAGCTCGCCTGGTCATCACTCCTGCGGCCGAGACAGTATCGTAAGGAGGAGCCCTTCATTCGGGCGGGCGACGTACCGACAACCTATGCCTTCGTCGTCAAAGGCCTGCTGTGTCAGCAGTATGTCGGCCGCGACGGCAACATGATTATTAAATGCTTCTTTCCTGAGAACCGCATTGCCTCTTCGGTCAGCGCGACCCTGCTCGGCGAGCCTAGCCCTTTCGCGATTACGGCGATCGAGAACACCAACGTCCTCGAATATGACTTTGCGGCTTTTAGGTTGCTCGTCAGCGACTTTGCCGACATTGCCGCCTTTTATATCAGGTACATGGAGCGCCATTGGATTATCGACAAAGAACCGGGCGAGATTGCGTTCAGGCATGACGACGCGATGCAGCGCTATATCGATTTCATCCGCAAGGAGCCGGAACTGCATAAGCGTTTGAAGCAGCATCACATCGCCGCCTGGTTGGGCATCACTCCGGAAAGCCTTAGCCGGCTGCGAAAGACAATCGCTATCACAAGGCCAGACAGAGGCTGA
- a CDS encoding DUF1328 domain-containing protein has protein sequence MLYYALVFLVVALIAGALGFGGIAGASASIAQVLFFIFLIFFVVSLVMNVMRR, from the coding sequence ATGCTTTATTATGCACTGGTATTTCTCGTCGTAGCCTTGATTGCAGGAGCCCTCGGCTTCGGCGGCATAGCAGGCGCCTCTGCGTCTATCGCACAGGTCCTGTTCTTTATCTTTCTTATCTTCTTCGTCGTTTCGCTCGTCATGAATGTGATGAGACGTTGA
- a CDS encoding alpha-ketoglutarate-dependent dioxygenase AlkB, with protein sequence MGISAQGNLFAAVEPPLPEGFRYQANIVPESIQLDLLREIPQLPLKPFDFHGFEGRRRVVSYGCKYDYEAQRARRTGEIPSFLLPVRSIAAEFAGMAPDDLEQALVTEYAPGAPIGWHRDKKVFGRVVGISLLSPCTFRLRRRAGDKWQRATLICEPGSAYVLSGPARSEWEHSIPPVDRLRYSITFREIG encoded by the coding sequence ATGGGCATTTCAGCGCAAGGAAACCTGTTTGCGGCAGTAGAACCGCCGTTGCCGGAGGGTTTCCGCTACCAAGCCAATATCGTTCCGGAGTCCATCCAGCTGGATCTGCTTCGTGAGATACCGCAATTGCCGCTGAAGCCGTTCGACTTTCATGGCTTCGAAGGTAGGCGACGCGTCGTCTCCTATGGCTGCAAATACGATTACGAGGCGCAGCGTGCGAGGCGCACCGGCGAAATTCCGTCGTTCCTTCTACCCGTGCGCAGCATCGCGGCTGAGTTTGCGGGAATGGCGCCCGATGATCTGGAGCAAGCCCTTGTCACCGAATACGCGCCGGGTGCGCCGATTGGCTGGCATAGGGACAAGAAGGTGTTCGGGCGGGTTGTCGGCATTTCCCTGCTATCGCCTTGTACGTTCAGGCTGAGGCGCCGTGCCGGGGATAAATGGCAGCGCGCCACGCTAATCTGCGAACCCGGTTCGGCTTACGTGCTGTCAGGTCCTGCGCGAAGCGAATGGGAGCATTCCATCCCGCCGGTTGATCGGCTTCGCTATTCGATTACCTTCCGGGAAATCGGCTAA
- a CDS encoding ABC transporter ATP-binding protein/permease, with protein sequence MTDAKSIPKSVDDAKPADAERLHQGKSSTVEAEQPPDLVEPDPDLTPEQTERARKRYLLSRFWISARGYWSRRGDRFAWPCSIGLLALIGLNVCFQYGINIWNRAIFDAIEQRNAHAVYVLSAVFPPLVLGSVALVTIQVYVRMMIQRRWRFWLTTALIARWLANGRYYQLNLIGGDDHKNPEARLSEDLRIATESPVDFIAGVISAFLSASTFIVVLWTIGGALTFEIAGSIITIPGFLVVTAVLYAVITSTSMAVIGRHFVRVSEVKNQVEAEFRYTLTHVRENGESIALLGGEEEERNDLERTFGNVLKQWALLAHQYMRTTLVSQVSMLIAPVVPVLLCAPKFLEGSMTLGQVMQAASAFAIVQSAFGWLVDNYPRLADWNASAHRVASLMTSLDGLERAEKNDTLGRIKHGETEDETMLSLNDLSVTLDDGTSVVKETEVEIDPGERVLVAGESGSGKSTLIRAISGLWPWGHGGVDVHPDSRLFMLPQRPYIPSGTLRRAVAYPRAADDWTPDEIKAALEKVGLDYLNEKIEEDAPWDQTLSGGEKQRLAFARLLLHDPDIIVLDEATSALDEKSQDKMMEMIIRELPKVTIISVAHRAELEAFHSRKITLERRQGGARLVSDIELIHRQRKGNLILRLLDDRRPMFKDNSTSDQGARSSRR encoded by the coding sequence ATGACCGACGCAAAATCCATTCCGAAATCGGTCGATGATGCCAAGCCGGCTGATGCCGAAAGGTTGCATCAGGGGAAGAGTTCGACTGTCGAGGCCGAGCAGCCACCCGATTTAGTAGAACCTGACCCGGATTTGACCCCCGAGCAAACAGAGCGGGCACGAAAACGATATTTGCTCAGCCGTTTCTGGATCAGCGCCCGCGGTTATTGGAGTCGTCGCGGAGACCGTTTTGCCTGGCCATGCTCGATTGGCCTCCTTGCCCTGATCGGCCTGAATGTCTGTTTCCAGTATGGGATCAATATCTGGAACCGAGCGATTTTTGACGCGATCGAGCAACGCAACGCTCATGCCGTCTACGTCCTGAGCGCGGTGTTTCCCCCGCTCGTGCTCGGCAGCGTCGCCCTTGTCACCATACAAGTCTATGTTCGTATGATGATCCAAAGACGCTGGCGCTTCTGGCTCACAACCGCCTTGATCGCCCGGTGGCTCGCCAACGGCCGCTATTATCAACTGAATCTGATCGGCGGCGACGACCACAAGAACCCCGAGGCCCGTCTCTCGGAGGATTTGCGGATCGCCACGGAATCCCCGGTCGATTTCATCGCTGGCGTCATTTCAGCATTTCTCTCGGCCTCGACCTTCATCGTGGTCCTCTGGACGATCGGCGGCGCCCTGACTTTCGAGATCGCCGGTTCAATCATTACGATTCCCGGCTTTCTCGTCGTCACGGCGGTCCTCTACGCCGTGATCACGTCTACCTCGATGGCGGTCATCGGCCGCCATTTCGTGAGGGTTTCCGAGGTCAAAAACCAGGTGGAAGCGGAATTTCGCTACACGCTGACGCATGTCCGCGAAAACGGTGAGAGCATCGCATTGCTGGGCGGTGAAGAGGAAGAGCGCAACGACCTCGAGCGGACATTCGGAAACGTGTTGAAACAGTGGGCACTGCTTGCCCATCAATACATGCGCACGACCCTCGTGTCACAGGTCTCCATGTTGATTGCGCCTGTCGTGCCGGTCCTGCTTTGTGCGCCGAAATTTCTGGAAGGCAGCATGACGCTCGGTCAAGTCATGCAGGCTGCCTCTGCCTTCGCCATCGTTCAAAGCGCATTCGGATGGCTGGTCGACAACTATCCGCGCCTTGCCGACTGGAACGCCTCGGCGCATCGTGTCGCCTCGCTTATGACCTCGCTTGATGGGCTCGAACGCGCCGAAAAGAACGATACGCTCGGACGGATCAAGCATGGAGAAACCGAAGACGAGACAATGTTGTCGCTCAACGATCTCTCCGTGACACTCGACGACGGTACGTCCGTAGTCAAGGAAACGGAGGTGGAAATCGATCCAGGGGAACGCGTCTTGGTCGCCGGCGAATCCGGTTCGGGCAAAAGCACGCTGATACGGGCAATTTCCGGTCTGTGGCCTTGGGGTCATGGCGGCGTCGACGTCCACCCCGATAGCCGGTTGTTCATGTTGCCGCAGCGGCCTTACATACCGTCGGGCACACTTCGCCGCGCCGTCGCCTACCCCCGCGCGGCCGACGACTGGACGCCGGACGAGATCAAGGCCGCTCTTGAAAAGGTCGGTCTCGACTATCTCAACGAAAAGATCGAGGAGGACGCGCCCTGGGACCAGACTTTGTCGGGCGGCGAAAAGCAGAGGCTCGCCTTTGCGCGTCTTCTGCTGCACGATCCCGATATCATCGTGCTGGACGAGGCAACCTCGGCCCTTGATGAGAAGAGCCAGGATAAGATGATGGAGATGATCATTCGGGAATTGCCGAAGGTCACCATTATCAGCGTCGCGCACAGGGCTGAGCTGGAAGCGTTCCACAGCCGCAAGATTACCCTGGAGCGCCGCCAAGGTGGCGCAAGGCTGGTCAGCGACATCGAACTCATTCACCGCCAAAGAAAAGGGAACCTGATTTTGCGCCTCTTGGACGATCGAAGACCCATGTTCAAAGATAATTCGACCTCGGATCAGGGCGCACGATCCTCACGCCGATAG
- a CDS encoding MarR family winged helix-turn-helix transcriptional regulator, which translates to MQLKNDQPENGLAEEREDGTALKPAFRLDRWIPYRMFLVASSTAELLASYYGPRYGLSQASWRILAIAGGRPGLSSKEICHAGALDQFAVSRGIAQLVSLGFARRNAGAGDRRFSAVELTSEGYKVLDEIVSIGQAMEARILESLSEHERELLHAMLDRIEDACAGAVARGWQAVVGDVRSGG; encoded by the coding sequence ATGCAATTAAAAAATGATCAACCTGAAAATGGGCTGGCGGAGGAACGCGAGGATGGGACGGCATTAAAGCCGGCCTTCCGGCTCGATCGCTGGATACCCTATCGAATGTTTCTGGTGGCAAGCAGCACCGCTGAGCTGCTCGCGTCCTATTACGGGCCAAGATACGGTCTGTCGCAAGCCTCGTGGCGAATTCTCGCCATCGCCGGTGGCCGTCCCGGGCTTTCGAGCAAGGAAATCTGCCACGCAGGCGCGCTCGATCAATTTGCCGTCAGCCGCGGTATCGCGCAACTGGTTTCGCTGGGCTTTGCCCGGCGCAACGCCGGCGCGGGCGACCGGCGGTTTTCGGCCGTCGAACTCACATCCGAGGGCTACAAGGTGCTCGACGAGATCGTGTCGATCGGTCAAGCGATGGAGGCACGCATCCTCGAAAGCCTGTCTGAACACGAGCGCGAGTTGCTCCATGCCATGCTCGATCGCATCGAGGATGCTTGCGCTGGAGCTGTCGCTCGTGGGTGGCAGGCCGTGGTTGGCGACGTCAGATCTGGAGGCTGA
- the rpsU gene encoding 30S ribosomal protein S21, with product MQVIVRDNNVEQAIRALKKKMQREGLFREMKEHRAYEKPSERRVRERAQAIARQRKAVRKKMQREGLLPSSRRRAAAR from the coding sequence ATGCAAGTCATCGTGAGAGACAACAATGTCGAACAGGCCATTCGGGCACTGAAAAAGAAGATGCAGCGTGAAGGTTTGTTCCGCGAGATGAAGGAACATCGGGCCTATGAAAAGCCGTCCGAGCGGCGTGTGCGCGAAAGGGCGCAAGCGATTGCCCGTCAGCGCAAGGCCGTCCGCAAGAAGATGCAGCGCGAAGGGCTTCTTCCTTCCTCCAGGCGCCGGGCGGCTGCTCGGTAA
- a CDS encoding GGDEF domain-containing protein — MDEMIEQLLHLCATSSTLMAVYDAEDRLRYANPAFRSAYFIDPDEAPLWPDLMRRNFTLGRGTVIRTVDFDGWLRSTQSRRGKIGYRAFETDLVDGRWLWMTETMQKNGWMLCIASDITTLRAESRSVRQDRDQAIKASQTDELTGIGNRRFVMARIDDMLAGARVGDIGCLAVFDIDNFKLINDRHGHDAGDLVLQDFAHRLHQYVRRTDCFGRVGGEEFVLVMPGTAQQDAIELIERMLTTIRFSRPLTASPDFGYTCSAGIAACLETDSAPDLYRRADQALYAAKLSGRDRVRAA, encoded by the coding sequence ATGGACGAAATGATCGAACAGCTTCTGCACCTTTGTGCGACCAGTTCGACGCTTATGGCGGTTTATGACGCCGAGGATCGGTTGCGATATGCGAACCCTGCCTTTCGATCAGCCTATTTTATCGATCCCGATGAAGCTCCGCTATGGCCGGATCTGATGCGGCGCAACTTCACACTTGGGCGCGGTACGGTCATTCGCACAGTCGACTTCGACGGATGGCTACGGTCGACGCAGTCACGTCGCGGGAAGATCGGCTATCGCGCCTTCGAGACGGATTTGGTGGACGGTCGCTGGCTTTGGATGACCGAAACCATGCAGAAGAATGGCTGGATGCTGTGCATTGCGAGCGATATAACAACGCTGCGTGCCGAAAGCCGAAGCGTCCGGCAAGATCGCGACCAGGCCATCAAGGCTTCTCAAACCGACGAGCTCACAGGGATCGGCAATCGCCGTTTCGTCATGGCGCGAATAGACGATATGCTGGCCGGCGCCAGGGTTGGCGATATCGGATGCCTTGCCGTATTCGATATCGACAATTTCAAACTGATCAACGATAGGCACGGTCACGACGCTGGAGATCTCGTCCTGCAGGATTTTGCACATAGGCTCCATCAATATGTGCGGCGTACCGACTGTTTCGGGCGCGTCGGCGGCGAGGAATTCGTACTCGTCATGCCGGGGACGGCGCAGCAAGATGCAATCGAACTCATTGAACGGATGTTGACGACGATCCGGTTTTCCCGACCGCTCACGGCCTCGCCGGATTTCGGCTACACCTGCTCGGCGGGCATTGCTGCCTGCCTGGAAACCGATAGCGCCCCAGATTTGTATCGGCGTGCCGATCAGGCTCTCTACGCTGCTAAGCTTAGCGGCCGCGATCGGGTTCGCGCTGCCTGA
- a CDS encoding SDR family NAD(P)-dependent oxidoreductase, whose product MNLELDGKLALVTGSTAGIGHAIAATLLREGAHVIVNGRTEEAVDRAVAELAVIGSGRVEGFAGDLATEQAADEIVRRFPNVEILVNNLGIFEPKPFEEIPDADWRRFFDVNVISGVRLARLYLPSMRQRNWGRIIFISSESGVHIPAEMVHYGVTKTAQIAVARGIAESVAGTGITVNSVLPGPTKSRGVVDFVAALPGSEGKTFAQFETEFFEKIRPTSLIKRFAQPEEIANMVAYVASPLSSATNGAALRVDGGVVKSAF is encoded by the coding sequence ATGAATCTCGAACTCGACGGTAAACTGGCTCTGGTCACCGGCAGCACCGCCGGCATCGGTCACGCAATCGCGGCAACTCTCCTGCGCGAGGGTGCCCACGTTATTGTCAATGGGCGGACCGAAGAAGCGGTCGATCGTGCGGTTGCCGAACTTGCTGTTATTGGAAGCGGCCGCGTGGAGGGATTTGCCGGCGATCTCGCAACCGAGCAGGCCGCTGATGAAATCGTAAGGCGCTTTCCGAATGTCGAGATCCTCGTCAACAACCTTGGGATATTCGAACCCAAGCCGTTCGAAGAGATCCCGGACGCTGACTGGCGTCGGTTCTTCGATGTCAACGTGATTTCCGGCGTTCGTCTCGCCCGCCTTTACCTGCCCTCGATGCGCCAGCGTAACTGGGGTCGTATCATCTTCATTTCGAGCGAAAGCGGTGTGCATATTCCGGCCGAGATGGTGCATTACGGCGTGACTAAGACGGCCCAGATTGCAGTGGCGCGCGGCATTGCGGAATCCGTTGCGGGCACCGGAATCACGGTCAACAGCGTCTTGCCAGGTCCAACGAAATCGCGCGGCGTCGTCGATTTCGTCGCCGCGCTGCCCGGCTCGGAAGGAAAGACTTTCGCGCAGTTCGAGACCGAATTCTTCGAGAAAATCCGGCCGACTTCCCTGATCAAGCGCTTCGCGCAGCCTGAAGAAATCGCAAACATGGTCGCCTATGTCGCAAGCCCGTTGTCTTCAGCTACCAATGGCGCAGCACTTCGGGTCGATGGCGGCGTGGTGAAGAGCGCATTCTGA
- a CDS encoding MYG1 family protein, whose protein sequence is MAPNFLVTHSGGFHADEVLSSVILTQLFPEARLVRSRAPEWITPGADRIVYDVGGAYDVAAGIFDHHQRGAPQRNDGQPFSSFGLIWKHFGRDYLTALSVPGAFVETMHAAFDASFVLPIDLVDNGALSPDSAGLLAGLTLPSLLETLKPVFDDPDSEATERAFHAAVAIARSFVEAKIAGIHAKLRAETLVLKAIASAGEARVLELPMGMPFRPAIMKAGADHLLFVVHPRETDWCLTGIRRAEEGFELRADLPAAWAGLSGRDLEVATGVEGASFCHNGRFIAAAKTREAILALARLAVEDVEKGADRVSN, encoded by the coding sequence ATGGCTCCAAATTTCCTCGTCACGCATTCCGGCGGCTTTCATGCCGACGAAGTGTTGTCCAGTGTCATTCTCACGCAGCTTTTCCCTGAAGCACGGCTTGTTCGCAGCAGGGCGCCGGAATGGATCACCCCCGGCGCCGATCGCATCGTCTATGATGTCGGCGGCGCCTATGACGTGGCTGCCGGGATTTTCGATCATCACCAGCGCGGCGCCCCGCAGCGCAACGATGGTCAGCCTTTCAGCTCGTTCGGCTTGATCTGGAAACATTTCGGTCGTGACTATCTGACCGCTCTCTCTGTTCCGGGCGCCTTCGTCGAGACAATGCATGCCGCCTTCGATGCCAGCTTCGTGTTGCCGATCGACCTGGTCGACAATGGCGCACTCAGCCCGGATAGCGCCGGTCTGCTGGCGGGATTGACCCTGCCGTCCCTGCTCGAAACATTGAAGCCTGTCTTCGACGATCCGGATTCGGAGGCGACCGAACGAGCCTTCCATGCCGCGGTTGCGATCGCCCGCAGTTTTGTTGAAGCAAAGATTGCCGGGATCCATGCGAAACTGCGCGCTGAAACCCTGGTTCTGAAGGCGATTGCGTCCGCGGGGGAGGCCCGTGTTCTCGAGCTGCCGATGGGCATGCCGTTTCGTCCGGCCATCATGAAGGCAGGTGCCGATCACCTCCTGTTCGTGGTCCATCCGCGCGAGACCGATTGGTGCCTGACGGGAATTCGCCGCGCGGAGGAAGGTTTCGAGCTGCGCGCCGACCTGCCGGCGGCCTGGGCGGGGTTGAGCGGGCGCGATTTGGAGGTGGCGACGGGGGTCGAGGGAGCCAGCTTCTGCCATAACGGCCGTTTTATTGCCGCCGCCAAAACGCGGGAAGCTATACTCGCTCTCGCTAGGTTAGCGGTAGAGGACGTGGAAAAAGGAGCCGATCGAGTCTCGAACTAA
- a CDS encoding DUF4239 domain-containing protein, protein MQREAIWSLVLLVLLVLGAFVGSILRTKLPAPHRGNETMDFLRVVTALLVTFAALVMSLLLASELNAFTAASHDRNRYAAGLAEMDGCLKNYGSALDNERQLLRSYTAAVIASTWPDEAPPQGEKYPDISDLPLTGEAPALGSMLNNVGLNIDRLQPADPLHQALATRCSQLFSNVMAARWTVIEDAHGSLSAPFLGVLIFWLMLVFLSFGLQAPKNPLAGAIVLVAIVSVASVMFVILDLDLPYGGFFGISSTSMRHTLTDMQRN, encoded by the coding sequence ATGCAACGAGAAGCGATCTGGTCGCTGGTCTTGCTTGTTCTTCTTGTCCTGGGCGCTTTCGTCGGCTCGATACTGCGCACCAAATTGCCTGCGCCGCATCGCGGCAACGAGACAATGGACTTTCTTCGGGTGGTAACCGCACTGCTCGTGACTTTTGCCGCTCTTGTCATGAGTTTGTTGCTGGCATCGGAACTCAATGCCTTCACTGCCGCCTCCCACGATCGCAATCGTTATGCCGCGGGTCTCGCCGAGATGGACGGTTGCCTGAAAAATTACGGCTCCGCCCTCGACAATGAGAGGCAGCTATTGCGCAGCTATACCGCTGCCGTCATTGCCAGCACCTGGCCCGATGAAGCGCCTCCGCAGGGCGAGAAATATCCCGACATCTCGGACTTGCCTTTGACCGGCGAGGCGCCGGCCCTTGGATCGATGTTGAATAATGTCGGGCTTAACATTGACCGCCTGCAGCCCGCCGACCCCTTGCATCAGGCCCTTGCGACCCGTTGCAGTCAGCTTTTCAGCAATGTCATGGCCGCGCGATGGACCGTCATCGAAGATGCACATGGCTCGCTTTCCGCGCCATTTCTTGGCGTTCTCATCTTCTGGCTTATGCTGGTATTTTTGAGTTTCGGGCTTCAGGCTCCCAAAAACCCGCTCGCCGGCGCGATTGTCCTTGTGGCCATCGTCTCCGTCGCAAGCGTCATGTTCGTCATCCTGGATCTTGACCTTCCCTATGGCGGCTTTTTCGGCATTTCGAGCACATCGATGCGACACACGCTGACCGACATGCAGCGCAACTAA
- a CDS encoding SPFH domain-containing protein: MEALTNLSPMEWLAIEIAGAAIVLAIVFRWSGVIRYIPNDRLGILEKLWSFRGSVKNGFIALNGEAGFQPDVVRGGLHFFMPFQYSLHRANLVTIPQGQIGYVFARDGKPLPPTQTLASNMEADDFQDVRDFLLKGGQKGPQRKILREGTYAINLAQFIVLTAQSIYAVNLSSSEQKLFADMSTQITEREGFEPVVIHDAEDMIGIVTIHDGPALPDGEIIAPTVANDPTDANFHNNFQDPEKFLNAGGYRGRQLQVLADGSYFLNRIFATVELVDKTIIEVGTVGVVVSYTGRRGADISGQAYRHGELVETGARGVWSAPLLPGKYAFNTYAGSIVIVPTTNFVLKWTKEQFGEHRLDENLSEVSLITKDAFEPVLPLSVVVHIDYMKAPLVVQRFGDIKRLVEQTLDPMVSAYFKNIAQTKTLIELLQERSEIQRKSGEEMREKFASYSLELQEVLIGTPRASNGQNSIEQILIQLRERQIAVEKVETYKLQEVAAVQERTLREKEALAEQQAKITTSALTIEISENEGKAQLARTRQQAETIQVTAKAEAEKVRLAGLGEADRIKAIALADAERIKATGLADAEKVRAVGLAEAEATEKKVAAFGGPDYQLNSQVLMRFAEAIENGRLPLVPQIQVGGGVGEKGAANGLVEMMLSMLVADRLGRQEAPAAAPTAIAHD; encoded by the coding sequence ATGGAAGCCCTCACCAATCTCAGTCCGATGGAATGGCTGGCGATCGAGATCGCCGGTGCTGCAATCGTGCTCGCGATAGTTTTCCGATGGAGCGGCGTGATCCGCTATATTCCCAACGACAGGCTCGGCATCCTCGAAAAGCTGTGGAGTTTTCGCGGTTCCGTGAAAAACGGTTTCATTGCTTTGAATGGCGAGGCCGGTTTCCAGCCTGACGTCGTGCGCGGCGGCCTGCATTTTTTCATGCCGTTTCAGTATTCCCTGCATCGCGCCAATCTCGTGACCATTCCACAGGGTCAGATCGGCTATGTCTTTGCCCGTGACGGCAAGCCGCTGCCGCCCACCCAGACGCTTGCTTCGAACATGGAAGCCGATGACTTCCAGGACGTGCGCGACTTTCTCCTCAAAGGCGGACAGAAAGGCCCGCAGCGTAAAATCCTGCGCGAAGGCACCTATGCCATCAATCTTGCGCAGTTCATCGTGCTGACCGCACAATCGATCTATGCCGTCAACCTCAGTTCGTCGGAACAGAAACTGTTTGCCGACATGTCGACGCAGATCACCGAGCGCGAGGGCTTCGAGCCCGTCGTCATTCATGACGCAGAGGACATGATCGGCATCGTGACCATCCATGACGGTCCGGCCCTGCCCGACGGCGAGATCATCGCACCGACGGTTGCCAACGATCCGACGGATGCAAACTTCCATAACAATTTCCAGGATCCGGAGAAATTTCTCAATGCCGGCGGCTATCGCGGTCGTCAGTTGCAGGTGCTTGCCGACGGCAGCTACTTCCTCAATCGCATTTTCGCGACCGTCGAACTGGTCGACAAGACGATTATAGAGGTCGGCACGGTCGGTGTTGTTGTCTCATATACCGGCCGCCGCGGCGCAGACATTTCCGGCCAGGCCTATCGCCATGGCGAACTGGTGGAGACCGGCGCGCGCGGCGTCTGGTCGGCGCCGCTTCTGCCCGGCAAGTATGCGTTCAACACCTATGCCGGTAGTATCGTCATCGTACCGACCACCAACTTCGTACTCAAATGGACGAAGGAACAATTCGGCGAGCACAGGCTGGATGAGAATCTGTCCGAAGTATCGTTGATCACCAAGGACGCGTTCGAACCCGTGCTGCCGCTCTCGGTCGTCGTGCATATCGACTATATGAAGGCACCGCTCGTCGTGCAGCGCTTCGGCGATATCAAGCGCCTGGTGGAGCAGACGCTCGATCCGATGGTCTCGGCCTATTTCAAGAATATTGCCCAGACCAAGACCTTGATCGAGCTCCTGCAGGAACGCAGCGAAATCCAGCGCAAATCCGGGGAGGAAATGCGCGAGAAATTCGCTTCCTACAGTCTCGAGCTGCAGGAAGTTCTGATCGGCACCCCGCGCGCCAGCAACGGCCAGAACAGCATAGAGCAAATCCTGATCCAGCTGCGCGAACGCCAGATCGCCGTTGAAAAGGTCGAGACCTATAAGCTGCAGGAAGTCGCGGCCGTCCAGGAGCGCACATTGCGCGAGAAGGAAGCGCTTGCCGAACAACAGGCCAAGATCACCACTTCTGCACTGACCATCGAGATCAGTGAAAACGAAGGTAAGGCGCAGCTGGCCCGCACCCGCCAGCAGGCGGAAACCATCCAGGTCACCGCCAAGGCGGAGGCCGAGAAGGTACGCCTTGCGGGCCTCGGCGAGGCCGACCGCATCAAGGCGATTGCGCTTGCCGATGCCGAGCGTATCAAGGCCACAGGCCTTGCCGATGCCGAAAAGGTGCGCGCCGTCGGTCTCGCGGAAGCAGAAGCTACCGAAAAGAAGGTCGCAGCCTTCGGCGGGCCGGATTATCAGCTGAATTCGCAGGTTCTGATGCGCTTCGCTGAAGCGATCGAGAACGGCAGGCTGCCTCTCGTACCGCAGATCCAGGTCGGCGGCGGCGTCGGGGAAAAGGGTGCCGCCAACGGTCTTGTCGAAATGATGTTGTCGATGCTGGTCGCCGACCGGCTTGGGCGGCAGGAAGCGCCGGCTGCTGCCCCCACAGCGATCGCGCACGATTGA
- a CDS encoding ABC transporter ATP-binding protein, translated as MLKLDTISVTFNPGTALEVAALRGASLAIPHGQFVTVIGSNGAGKSTLLSAIAGAISPDKGRIVIDGVDVTRLSAQARARFIGRVFQDPRIGTCEALTVEENLALASARAGRRGLSLALGGRRGRSRFEEQLAGLGLGLETKLRARIGTLSGGQRQAVSLLMATLLPMKILLLDEHTAALDPKAAARILALSAEISERQHLTTLMVTHSMRHALDYGQRTIMMSGGRIVLDVAGDERAGYDVPDLIALFGAVSGGEIAEDRLLLA; from the coding sequence ATGCTGAAACTCGATACGATCTCCGTCACGTTCAATCCTGGCACCGCTCTCGAAGTAGCCGCCCTGCGTGGCGCTTCGTTGGCCATTCCCCATGGCCAGTTCGTAACCGTGATCGGCAGCAATGGTGCAGGAAAATCCACGCTGCTTTCGGCCATTGCCGGCGCAATTTCACCCGACAAAGGCCGGATCGTGATTGATGGCGTAGACGTCACGCGACTGTCCGCCCAAGCGCGGGCGCGATTCATCGGCCGCGTATTTCAGGACCCACGGATCGGAACCTGTGAAGCTCTTACCGTCGAGGAAAATCTTGCGCTCGCCTCCGCACGCGCCGGGCGACGAGGACTGTCCCTTGCGCTTGGCGGGAGACGTGGCCGCTCGCGATTTGAGGAACAGCTCGCCGGCCTTGGGCTCGGACTTGAAACGAAGCTTAGAGCGCGAATTGGCACACTTTCCGGCGGTCAACGGCAGGCGGTAAGCCTGCTGATGGCAACGTTGCTGCCAATGAAGATACTTCTTCTCGACGAACATACAGCCGCACTTGACCCCAAGGCAGCAGCGCGCATCCTGGCACTTTCGGCGGAGATCAGCGAGCGTCAGCATCTCACCACGCTGATGGTCACGCACAGCATGCGGCATGCTCTCGATTATGGCCAGCGCACAATCATGATGAGTGGCGGACGCATCGTGCTTGATGTTGCAGGCGATGAACGGGCAGGTTACGACGTCCCCGACCTGATCGCCCTGTTCGGGGCAGTGAGCGGCGGCGAGATCGCCGAGGACAGGCTTCTGCTTGCTTGA